A region of the Pseudomonas sp. A34-9 genome:
TGACTCGGCGTGAAGTCGGTCGAGCGCTGATTCCGGCCGTCAATGAAGCCTTTGTCGCCGCCGCGTTTTATCCACAGCCTGAAGCACGTCCATTGTTCATGCAGGCCGATCTGGCCCTGAGCGATCAACTGGTCGGCGAGTTGTTCGACCACGACCTGCTGCTGATTTCCACACCGATGTACAACTTCAGCGTGCCCAGCGGCCTCAAGGCCTGGGTCGATCAGATCGTGCGCCTTGGCCTGACCTTTGATCACACGCTGGACAACGGCGTCGCCCAATACACGCCGCTATTGCAGGGCAAGAAGGCGCTGATCGTGACCAGTCGCGGTGGTTTCGGCTTCGGTCCGGGTGGCGAGCTGGAAGCCTTGAACCACGCCGATCCATGGCTGCGCACGGCGCTGGGTTTCGTCGGTATCAACGACGTCACCGTGGTCGCCGCCGAGGGTGAAGAATCCGCCGAGCGCACCTTCGCGGTGTCGCTGGCCGAGGCTGAGCAGCGTTTGCTCGACCTGGCCCGGACGTTCTAAATGGCTTGGTTATGTTTGCTGATCGCCGCCGGGTTCGAAGTGACCTTCGCCATGGGCATGAAGTACGCCGAAGGCTTTACCCGGCTGTGGCCATCGTTGATCACCGTGGTCGCGGCGATCGGCGGGATTTACTTTCTGACCCTGGCGATGCGCGAGCTGCCAGTGAGCATTGCGTACCCGATCTGGACGGCCATCGGCTCACTTGGCACGGTGTTCCTCGGGTTTGCGTTGCTCGGCGAGAGCCTGACGCTGGTCAAACTGCTCTCAGTGGGACTGATTGTGGCGGGGGTGGTGGGCCTGAAGTAGGCTGGTTGTTGAGTTGTCATCATCAGGGAGGATGTTTGGCGGGCGTTTTGCACGTCTGGCATCCACTCACCGACCACAAGGATGTTTGCCCATGTCGACGCGTTATCCATTGGTGCTGGTGCCGGGCATGCTCGGTTTTATCCGGCTGGTGCTCTATCCGTATTGGTACGGAATCATCAAGGCGTTGCGTCGTGGTGGTGCGACGGTGATTGCCGTGCAGGTGTCGCCGCTGCATTCCACAGAAGTGCGTGGAGAGCAGTTGCTGGCGCAGATCGATGAAATTTTGCGTGAGACCGGCGCGCAGAAGGTCAACCTGTTCGGCCACAGCCAGGGTTCGCTGACGGCACGCTATGCGGCAGCGAAACGGCCGGATC
Encoded here:
- a CDS encoding NAD(P)H-dependent oxidoreductase; translation: MSRILAIHSSPRGDRSHSRRLAEVFLSAWQVRHPQAQVTRREVGRALIPAVNEAFVAAAFYPQPEARPLFMQADLALSDQLVGELFDHDLLLISTPMYNFSVPSGLKAWVDQIVRLGLTFDHTLDNGVAQYTPLLQGKKALIVTSRGGFGFGPGGELEALNHADPWLRTALGFVGINDVTVVAAEGEESAERTFAVSLAEAEQRLLDLARTF
- a CDS encoding multidrug efflux SMR transporter gives rise to the protein MAWLCLLIAAGFEVTFAMGMKYAEGFTRLWPSLITVVAAIGGIYFLTLAMRELPVSIAYPIWTAIGSLGTVFLGFALLGESLTLVKLLSVGLIVAGVVGLK